From a region of the Sphaerodactylus townsendi isolate TG3544 linkage group LG16, MPM_Stown_v2.3, whole genome shotgun sequence genome:
- the LOC125445917 gene encoding claudin-4-like, translating to MAALALQLAGLALSVLGCLGAILACALPMWRMTAFIGSNIIVAQVFWEGLWMNCVYESTGQMQCKIYDSLLDLPSDLQAARALVVVSIAMAFLALLVAITSAECTRCIEDRSVKAKVSAVAGTIFVLAGLTLLVPVSWSASTIISNFYNPLVPAALKRELGVALYVGWVASGLLMFGGFTLCCLFPQNKVEKPFQMRYSAGRRSNLGSYARKDYV from the coding sequence ATGGCGGCCCTGGCCCTGCAGTTGGCGGGGCTGGCCCTGTCGGTCTTGGGCTGCCTGGGGGCCATCTTGGCTTGCGCCCTTCCCATGTGGAGGATGACGGCCTTCATCGGCTCCAACATCATTGTCGCACAGGTCTTCTGGGAGGGCCTGTGGATGAACTGCGTCTACGAGAGCACCGGCCAAATGCAGTGCAAGATCTACGACTCCTTGCTGGACCTCCCCTCGGACCTGCAGGCTGCCCGTGCTCTTGTGGTGGTCTCCATCGCGATGGCCTTCCTGGCTCTCCTCGTTGCTATCACCAGCGCCGAGTGCACCCGTTGCATCGAGGACCGAAGCGTCAAGGCCAAAGTCTCAGCGGTGGCCGGCACGATCTTTGTCCTGGCTGGGCTGACTCTTCTTGTTCCCGTGTCTTGGTCAGCCAGCACCATCATCAGCAACTTCTACAACCCGCTGGTGCCTGCGGCCCTGAAACGAGAGCTGGGGGTGGCTCTGTATGTGGGCTGGGTGGCCAGCGGCCTCTTGATGTTTGGGGGCTTCACCCTCTGCTGCCTCTTCCCTCAAAACAAGGTTGAGAAACCCTTCCAGATGAGATATAGTGCAGGAAGACGTTCCAACCTGGGCAGCTACGCCCGGAAAGACTATGTGTAA